The Meiothermus ruber DSM 1279 genome includes the window GGAGTTCAAACGCAGTTGGCTGTATCTGCGCCGTTACCCCAGCGAGTTTGTGGGGGCTGTGGTAAGCCTCAGCATCCTTTTCTTGCTGCTGTTCTTGGGGGCCCGGTTCCTGGCCGGGCCCGGGGCCGACTTTGGCGAGCGAACCGAGGCCCTCCTGGTGGGGTTTTTGCTCTGGACGCTCACCATCTTCGCCTACAACTCGCTTTCCTTTGGTCTCTCGGAGGAGGCCCAGACCGGAACCCTCGAGCAGCTCTTCCTCACCCCCTACGGCCCCATTCCCCTGTTTTTGCTACGCAACCTGGCCGGCCTGGGAACCCATCTCCTGATGCTGGGCAGCATTGCCCTGGTGCTAATGCTCCTGACCGGGGCCCGCCTGAGCTTCCCTCCCTTGGTGGTGCTGCCTATTCTTACAGTACTGATTGGCAGCTACGGCCTGGGCTTTGCCATGGCCAGCCTGGCCCTGCTTTTCAAGCGGGTGCAGCAGATCCTGGGGATCAGTCAGTTTCTGCTGATTTTCTTGTTGCAGGTGCCGCTCGAGGGCAGCGGTTGGCTGGCTCAACTGGGCTACTTCCTACCCCTGGCCCCTGGCGCCCACCTGGCCCGACAGATGATGAGCGCCGGCGCCGGCCTAGACTGGGGCCTGCTGGGCCTGGCCTTTTTGAACGGGCTCTGCTACCTGGGGCTGGGCCTCTTGATCTTTAGCCGGGCGGTGCGCACGGCCAAGCGGCGCGGGCTTTTGTTTGGGTATTAGTGCGCTGCTAATAAGAGCCGAGCACACAGCACCACAAAACAAAGCTTATTCCAGCCCCCCCACCGCCTGCTCAGCCACCCGCACCAGCTCGCCGGAACGAATCAGTTCGCACAGGCGGCCCAGCTCGGGTTTCAGGTAGCGATCACGGTCGAGGTGGGGAATCTCCTGCCGGATGCGACGGTAGACCACCTCCACCCCCCGGCCCGGGCGCAGGGGGGCGTGGAAGTCGAGGGCCTGGGCCGCCGAGGCCAGTTCGATGGCCAGCACCCAGAGGGTGTTCTCGAAGATGCTGCGGGCCTTGCGGCAGGCGATGGTGCCCATCGAGACGTGGTCTTCCTGGTTGGCGCTGGTAGGAATCGAGTCCACCGAGGCCGGGTGGGCCAGCACCTTGTTCTCGCTCACCAGGGCCGCCGCGGTGTACTGGCTGATCATCAGGCCGGAGTTGAGGCCGCTGCCCTCGGCCAGGAAGGCCGGCAGGCCCGAGAGGGAGGGGTTCAGCATCTGCTCGATGCGGCGCTCGGAGATGCTGGCGAGTTCGGCCAGGGCCATGCCGGCGTAGTCGGCGGCCAGGGCCAGGGGCTGACCGTGAAAGTTGCCCGCCGAGAGGGTGCGGCCCTCCTCGGGCAGGATCAGGGGGTTGTCGGTGACGCTTTGGAGTTCCCGCAGCAGCACCGCCCGCACGTGCTCGAGCGCATCGCGGCTGGCCCCGTGCACCTGGGGGGCGGCCCGCAGGCTGTAGGCATCCTGCACCTTGTCGCAGTCCTGGTGCGAGCGCATGATCTCGGAGTCCTGCAACAGCCGCCGCACGTTGGCGCAGGTCACCCGCATACCGGGGTGGGGGCGCAGGCGGGCCACCGCCTCATCAAAGGGCCGGTGGCTGGCCTTCAGGGCCTCCACGCTCATGGCCACCGCGATATCGGCGGTTTTGAGCAGCACCTCGCTATCCAGCAGCAGCAGCGCCAGCAGCGAGGCCATGGCCTGGGTGCCGTTGATCAGGGCCAGTCCTTCTTTAGCCTGCAACTCCAGCGGCGCCAGGCCCACCGCCCGCAGCACCTCCGCCGCGGGCCGCACCTGGCCCTGGTAGGTCAGTTCGCCCTCGCCAATCAGCGGCAGGCACATATGGGCCAGGGGGGCCAGGTCGCCCGAGGCCCCCACCGAGCCCTGCGAGGGCACCACTGGAATCAGGTCGTGGTTCAGAAAGTCCAAAAGCCGCTCCACCACCTCCACCCGCACCCCGGAGTAGCCCAGGGCCAGGCTCTGGGCCCGCAGCAAAAGCATCCCCCGCACCACCTCGGGGGGGAACACCTCCCCCACCCCAATGGCGTGCGAGAGCAGCAGGTTGCGCTGCAGCAGCCGGAGGTCTTTGGCCTCGATGCGCACCGTAGCCAGCTTGCCAAAGCCGGTATTGAGGCCATAGACCGGCTGGTTTTGCTCGACGAGCTGCTCCACAAAGGCCCGGCAGCGCAGCAGGCGCCCCCGTGCGGCCTCGCTCAGGCGCACCGGCGCTTTTTCCCGCACCACCCGGCGAAAATCGGCCAGGCTCAGTTCTGTATCCAGTTCTAGCATCGCTTCCTCGCTTGACCCATTGCCGGGCAAGGTTGTATATACAAGCGAGAGGATAAACGGTGAAATACCTGCGCGTCAAGGAAGCCGTGTTGCAGGAGCTGCGCAAGCCCAGCCCCGGCTTTCCCCTATCGGAGAACAGCCTGGCCCGCCGTTTCGGAGTGAGCCGCATGACCGCCCGCCGGGCCTTGCAGGAGCTCGAGCAAGAGG containing:
- the hutH gene encoding histidine ammonia-lyase, which codes for MLELDTELSLADFRRVVREKAPVRLSEAARGRLLRCRAFVEQLVEQNQPVYGLNTGFGKLATVRIEAKDLRLLQRNLLLSHAIGVGEVFPPEVVRGMLLLRAQSLALGYSGVRVEVVERLLDFLNHDLIPVVPSQGSVGASGDLAPLAHMCLPLIGEGELTYQGQVRPAAEVLRAVGLAPLELQAKEGLALINGTQAMASLLALLLLDSEVLLKTADIAVAMSVEALKASHRPFDEAVARLRPHPGMRVTCANVRRLLQDSEIMRSHQDCDKVQDAYSLRAAPQVHGASRDALEHVRAVLLRELQSVTDNPLILPEEGRTLSAGNFHGQPLALAADYAGMALAELASISERRIEQMLNPSLSGLPAFLAEGSGLNSGLMISQYTAAALVSENKVLAHPASVDSIPTSANQEDHVSMGTIACRKARSIFENTLWVLAIELASAAQALDFHAPLRPGRGVEVVYRRIRQEIPHLDRDRYLKPELGRLCELIRSGELVRVAEQAVGGLE
- a CDS encoding ABC transporter permease; this translates as MLDLFWVEFKRSWLYLRRYPSEFVGAVVSLSILFLLLFLGARFLAGPGADFGERTEALLVGFLLWTLTIFAYNSLSFGLSEEAQTGTLEQLFLTPYGPIPLFLLRNLAGLGTHLLMLGSIALVLMLLTGARLSFPPLVVLPILTVLIGSYGLGFAMASLALLFKRVQQILGISQFLLIFLLQVPLEGSGWLAQLGYFLPLAPGAHLARQMMSAGAGLDWGLLGLAFLNGLCYLGLGLLIFSRAVRTAKRRGLLFGY